One Acetobacterium sp. KB-1 DNA segment encodes these proteins:
- a CDS encoding InlB B-repeat-containing protein, with translation MIKKRTVLIALVLLLTLSIISPSVQAEGAKAFIGTSGTSEDNITISITSNKDVDQILINSGTGEFLLTPQTEYSDEQLKGNNQVMDMNGDLQVNSEDYDILKAHVDGGCKDYTARERCPHCGAADVNDDGVIDNKDLEMLQSHLDGKCQMQDCYFQGTRINRKNDPDDPNRYIWSFSYTPTIRGTDHMSFKPQSMTSTGLRTGEQKELSIKAEEFKNPEIIRTGVVPNQNKYLINTPVKVYAVTPLETDQVIFKTNSATFVVNTPESIDYVKAEKTWSKTYNPGTAGNENIKITGQGQQSGGTYLDSAVPVDFTEWIVDPQVLSTSNSVKTHSYSWTTSSTDAEGKVTITTHTYYWYTITVTAIANPDTEYVVFNTPGGAVTDNSYSVSGSNRIFSTTWDSTNSGESASASAFCYISEKPVIKNKYRVNFDPQSGSQIAPITTEYNTLITKPTDPVRYGHTFSGWYKEARCINAFDFNSDRIRGTTTLFAKWTINDYQVSFDSQGGSACASVTTKYDSTINPPTQPIRNNFVFGGWFRDAGYTSPWNFTIDKVTGDTTLKAKWIPVVYKVTFNTKGGNEIPAIGVNYDSTLPAITPPVLTGYSFSGWFKDSGCTQEWKVASDRITGPVKLYAKWSINQYQISFDSMGGSAVNTISTNYKTLITPPDPPSRDGFAFVGWYKDFGCTNPWRFDAYPVYEDTKLYAKWKAD, from the coding sequence ATGATTAAAAAGCGAACCGTCCTTATAGCATTAGTGCTTTTATTGACTCTGTCGATTATTTCTCCCAGCGTCCAAGCTGAAGGTGCCAAGGCTTTTATCGGTACATCTGGAACATCAGAGGATAATATCACAATTTCAATCACCTCCAATAAAGACGTTGATCAGATCCTGATTAACTCTGGGACGGGTGAGTTTCTGCTAACCCCACAAACCGAATACAGTGATGAGCAATTAAAAGGAAATAACCAGGTAATGGATATGAATGGTGATCTTCAGGTTAATTCTGAGGATTACGATATTTTAAAAGCTCATGTCGATGGTGGCTGCAAAGATTACACTGCCAGAGAGCGGTGTCCCCATTGCGGAGCAGCTGATGTAAATGATGATGGGGTCATCGATAATAAAGATCTGGAAATGCTGCAAAGCCATCTGGATGGCAAATGTCAGATGCAGGATTGCTATTTCCAAGGTACCCGGATTAATCGTAAAAATGATCCAGATGATCCGAATCGCTACATTTGGTCATTTAGTTATACGCCGACTATCCGGGGAACGGATCACATGAGCTTTAAACCACAGTCAATGACATCAACCGGATTACGCACCGGCGAACAAAAAGAATTGTCGATCAAGGCCGAAGAATTTAAAAACCCGGAGATCATTCGTACTGGCGTAGTACCAAATCAGAATAAATACCTGATCAATACACCGGTTAAGGTCTATGCGGTTACACCGCTTGAAACGGATCAAGTGATCTTTAAAACAAACAGTGCCACCTTTGTGGTCAATACTCCGGAATCAATTGATTATGTCAAAGCTGAAAAAACCTGGAGTAAAACCTATAATCCGGGGACTGCCGGCAATGAGAATATTAAAATTACCGGTCAGGGACAACAGTCAGGAGGTACCTATCTGGATAGTGCGGTGCCGGTCGATTTTACCGAGTGGATCGTCGATCCCCAGGTATTGAGTACCTCCAACAGTGTGAAAACCCACTCCTACTCCTGGACAACCTCCAGCACCGATGCTGAAGGGAAGGTGACAATAACCACCCATACCTATTACTGGTATACCATCACCGTCACCGCCATAGCCAATCCGGATACGGAGTATGTAGTATTTAATACCCCGGGGGGAGCGGTGACCGACAACAGTTATTCTGTATCCGGCAGCAACCGGATATTTTCAACCACCTGGGACAGCACCAACAGCGGAGAGAGTGCATCAGCTTCGGCCTTTTGCTATATCAGTGAAAAACCGGTGATTAAAAACAAATATCGGGTCAACTTCGATCCGCAAAGTGGGAGTCAGATCGCACCGATTACCACCGAGTATAATACCTTGATTACAAAGCCAACGGATCCGGTCCGTTACGGCCATACCTTTTCCGGATGGTACAAGGAAGCCCGATGTATCAATGCCTTTGATTTCAATAGCGACAGGATCCGGGGAACAACCACCTTGTTTGCCAAGTGGACGATCAATGATTATCAGGTCAGCTTTGATTCCCAGGGAGGCAGTGCATGCGCTTCAGTCACGACCAAATATGACTCGACGATCAATCCGCCAACTCAGCCGATCCGAAATAATTTCGTGTTTGGAGGATGGTTTAGGGATGCCGGGTATACAAGCCCCTGGAATTTCACCATTGACAAGGTTACGGGGGATACAACTCTCAAAGCAAAATGGATACCGGTGGTTTATAAAGTTACCTTTAACACCAAAGGCGGAAATGAGATCCCGGCTATCGGGGTGAATTATGACAGTACCTTACCGGCAATTACCCCACCGGTTTTGACTGGATATTCATTTTCGGGGTGGTTTAAAGACAGCGGGTGTACCCAGGAATGGAAAGTGGCCAGTGACCGGATTACCGGGCCGGTGAAGCTTTACGCCAAATGGTCAATCAATCAGTATCAGATCAGTTTTGATTCCATGGGAGGAAGTGCGGTGAACACAATTAGTACCAACTACAAAACCCTGATCACCCCGCCTGATCCACCAAGTCGTGACGGTTTTGCCTTTGTGGGCTGGTATAAGGATTTCGGCTGTACCAATCCCTGGCGGTTTGATGCCTATCCGGTTTATGAAGATACCAAACTGTATGCCAAATGGAAAGCGGATTGA
- a CDS encoding GBS Bsp-like repeat-containing protein: MNITKRFSRVFTLLYLLGWFILPTPVFAHDTITTNQITAIQDSEKTFTITVGHLNAANGIAGLTCKVWSAAGSQDDVKTEAMIQNGDGSYTYTVDMEKDHSIEDVAKVKHYDKGMYYIEIYGVDNGGVTGLVDSTYLVIRSDANEWKRHSYDGSNFHEDTYRAILTVTPEIKNGTQEANSGASFKSGYGYALNLSTTVASNADVVADRWLAGAQNASTVFPEFNFKTGVTTNGSFNQFNRLSDCMGITNNSNLSNSVLELKTNPFSASSARVHFTPLWFPDNTEYAVYSEVFDAWTPGGMLGTATTNSVNINGTVYDDWQVNNKK, encoded by the coding sequence ATGAATATAACGAAGCGGTTTAGCAGGGTTTTTACCCTGCTTTATTTATTGGGATGGTTTATACTGCCAACCCCGGTTTTTGCCCACGATACCATTACAACCAATCAGATTACGGCGATCCAGGACTCGGAAAAGACCTTTACCATCACGGTTGGCCATCTGAATGCTGCCAACGGTATTGCCGGTCTGACCTGTAAGGTCTGGAGTGCAGCCGGGAGCCAGGATGATGTGAAGACCGAAGCAATGATACAAAATGGCGATGGTTCTTATACCTATACCGTCGACATGGAAAAGGATCATAGTATTGAGGATGTGGCCAAGGTTAAGCATTATGACAAGGGCATGTATTACATTGAAATTTATGGAGTGGATAATGGCGGAGTCACCGGACTGGTGGATTCCACCTATCTTGTGATCCGATCCGATGCCAATGAATGGAAACGCCACAGCTATGATGGCTCAAACTTTCATGAAGATACCTATCGGGCGATCCTGACAGTAACGCCAGAGATTAAAAACGGAACCCAGGAAGCCAACAGCGGGGCCAGTTTTAAATCCGGTTATGGTTATGCCCTGAATTTAAGCACAACCGTAGCCAGTAACGCCGATGTGGTAGCGGATCGATGGTTAGCCGGGGCACAGAATGCCAGTACGGTTTTTCCGGAGTTTAATTTTAAAACCGGGGTCACGACTAACGGCAGTTTTAATCAGTTTAATCGCCTGTCCGACTGCATGGGGATTACAAATAACAGCAATCTGTCAAATTCAGTGCTGGAATTAAAAACAAATCCGTTCTCGGCCAGCAGTGCCCGGGTGCATTTTACCCCGCTCTGGTTTCCGGACAACACGGAGTACGCGGTTTATTCAGAGGTATTCGATGCCTGGACGCCAGGGGGGATGCTGGGGACAGCGACCACCAACAGCGTTAACATCAACGGAACAGTATATGACGATTGGCAGGTTAATAATAAAAAATAA
- a CDS encoding ASCH domain-containing protein — MRSRENVLLSIKPEYANEIMDGNKLFEYRKRIFKKPVNTIVMYVTKPVGLFIGEFTIKRIMVDSPATIWLETEAYAGIKKNAYDAYFRGHATAYAIELQDVRAYHTPINPFMVWNHFVPPQSFRYI, encoded by the coding sequence GTGAGAAGTCGAGAAAATGTACTCCTGTCCATAAAACCGGAGTATGCAAATGAGATCATGGATGGAAATAAACTCTTTGAATACCGGAAACGGATCTTTAAAAAACCGGTCAATACCATTGTTATGTACGTGACCAAACCGGTGGGACTCTTTATCGGAGAATTTACCATTAAACGGATTATGGTGGATAGCCCGGCGACTATCTGGTTGGAAACAGAAGCCTATGCAGGGATTAAAAAGAATGCCTATGATGCATACTTTAGGGGCCACGCCACAGCCTACGCCATTGAATTACAGGATGTGAGGGCTTATCACACCCCGATTAATCCGTTTATGGTATGGAATCATTTTGTACCACCCCAGTCATTTCGGTATATCTAA
- a CDS encoding transposase encodes MTQYSDEFKEHIIQQMLPPISKSVRQLHNETGVSEQTLFKWKKQAKASGMAAPSGTGTSEDWSSEDKFLIVLETARMNQAELAEYSREKGLYVEQIEAWRDACINANGSVANESKRLKKDLSESKKQVTQLNRELKRKEAALAETAALLVLRKKAQAIWGEPEDE; translated from the coding sequence ATGACACAATATAGCGATGAATTCAAAGAACATATTATACAGCAGATGTTGCCGCCGATCAGCAAATCAGTTCGTCAGCTGCATAATGAAACCGGTGTTTCAGAGCAGACACTTTTCAAGTGGAAGAAGCAGGCAAAAGCGTCCGGAATGGCAGCACCATCGGGAACAGGAACTTCAGAAGACTGGTCCAGTGAGGATAAATTTCTGATCGTCCTGGAAACAGCCCGTATGAATCAGGCTGAGCTGGCTGAATATAGCCGTGAAAAAGGCCTTTATGTTGAACAAATCGAAGCCTGGCGTGATGCCTGCATCAATGCCAATGGGAGTGTTGCCAATGAATCAAAGAGACTTAAAAAAGATCTAAGCGAATCAAAAAAACAGGTGACCCAACTCAATCGCGAACTGAAGCGAAAGGAAGCAGCATTGGCTGAAACAGCAGCATTACTGGTGCTCAGAAAAAAGGCACAAGCGATCTGGGGGGAGCCCGAGGACGAATGA
- a CDS encoding IS3 family transposase — protein MIPTSDRKIAAALIEEAIQNGARQFMACRELNISERTFSRWKNPATPLEDQRPVAIRPTPSNKLTPAERKEIIKVVNSKKYQSLPPSQIVPRLADEEGRYIASESSIYRVMKEAGMNNHRGRSSKPQKRTITSHKATGPNQVWMWDITWLPGPVKGFHYYLYLILDLYSRKIVGWEIWPEESAQNASILVRKAALSETISTAKQPLVLHSDNGSPMKGASLMETLQKLGIVSSKSRPRVSNDNPYAESIFKTCKYRPDYPYKGFKSIPEARQWVLEFTHYYNFEHCHSGLNFLTPNQRHTGMDKEIFSNRTAVYEAARQNNPNRWTKNIRKWALENEVWLNPEKDESNETNETNETNKSVG, from the coding sequence ATGATCCCAACCTCAGATCGCAAAATCGCTGCTGCTTTAATCGAAGAAGCCATTCAAAACGGAGCCCGCCAATTTATGGCATGCCGTGAGCTGAATATCAGCGAACGTACTTTTTCACGCTGGAAAAATCCGGCAACACCGCTGGAAGATCAGCGTCCCGTTGCGATTCGGCCAACTCCCTCCAATAAACTGACACCAGCAGAACGGAAAGAGATAATAAAAGTCGTGAATTCGAAAAAATATCAGAGTCTGCCACCCAGTCAGATTGTTCCCCGTCTGGCAGATGAGGAGGGGCGCTATATTGCATCCGAATCTTCCATATACCGTGTGATGAAAGAAGCCGGCATGAATAATCATCGGGGTCGTTCATCAAAACCTCAGAAGCGCACGATCACAAGCCACAAAGCAACAGGGCCGAATCAGGTCTGGATGTGGGATATCACGTGGCTGCCGGGTCCGGTAAAGGGTTTTCACTATTATCTTTATCTGATTCTGGATCTTTACAGTCGAAAGATCGTTGGCTGGGAAATCTGGCCGGAAGAATCCGCACAAAATGCCAGCATACTTGTTCGAAAAGCAGCGCTTTCAGAAACGATTTCAACCGCTAAACAGCCGCTGGTTCTGCATTCCGATAACGGTAGTCCGATGAAAGGAGCTTCGTTGATGGAAACCCTTCAGAAACTGGGAATTGTTTCATCCAAAAGCAGACCGAGAGTCAGTAATGACAATCCCTATGCCGAATCCATCTTCAAAACCTGCAAATATCGCCCTGATTACCCTTACAAGGGCTTTAAATCAATCCCGGAAGCAAGACAATGGGTTCTGGAATTTACGCATTACTATAATTTTGAACACTGCCACAGTGGGCTTAATTTCCTGACCCCAAATCAGCGGCATACCGGAATGGATAAAGAGATTTTTTCAAACCGCACAGCTGTTTATGAGGCCGCACGGCAGAATAATCCAAACCGCTGGACTAAAAATATTCGCAAGTGGGCTCTGGAAAACGAAGTATGGTTAAATCCTGAAAAAGATGAATCAAATGAAACAAATGAAACCAATGAAACCAATAAGTCAGTCGGTTAA